acatacatacatacatacaaaaatataaatatacatatataaatagataaatatatagacatatttaaatatatatatataaatatatatatacatatatatacatatatatacatatatatatacatatatatatgtatatatatacatatttatttatttatatacatatattcatttatatatatatatatatatatatatatatatatatatatatatacatatatatatattcaaatatgtatacatatttatctatttatatatacatatattcatttttatattatatatatatatatatatatatatatatatatgtaccaatgcatgcttgcatgaatatatatatatatatatatatatatatatatatatatatatatgtatatatatgtatatatatgtatatatatgtaaatatatgtaaatatatgtaaatatatgtaaatatatgtaaatatatgaatatatatgaatatatatgaatatatatgaatatatatgaatatatatgaatatatatgtatatatatgcatatacatatatgcatatatatatgcatatatatgcatatatatgcatatatatatgcatatatatatgcatatatatatgcatatatatgcatatatatgcatatatatatgcatatatatatatgcatatatatatatgcatatatatatatgcatatatatatatgcatatatatatatgcatatatatgcatatatatatatgcatatatatatatgcatatatatatatgcatatatatatatgcatatatatatatgcatatatatatatgcatatatatatatatatatatatatatatatatatatatatatatatatatatatatgcatatatatatatgcatatatatatgcatatatatatatgcatatatatatatatatatatatatatatatatatatatatatatatgcatatatatatatgcatatatatatatatatatatgcatatatatatatgcatatatatatgcatatatatatatatatatatatatatatatatatgcatatatataagcatatatatatatatatatatatatatatatatatatatatatatatatatatatatatatatatatatatatatatatatgcatatatataagcatatatatatatatatatatatatatatatatatatatatatatatatatatgcatatatataagcatatatatatatatatatatatatatatatatatatatatatatatatatatgcatatatataagcatatatatgcatatatatgcatatatatatgcatatatatgcatatatatatgcatatatatgcatatatatgcatatatatgcatatatatttatatatatttatatatatttatatatatttatatacttatatacttatatacttatatacttatatacttatatacttatatacttatatacatatatacttatatacttatatacttatatacttatatacttatatacttatacacttatacacttatacacttatacacttatacacttatacacttatacacttatacacttatacacttatacacttatacacttatacatctatatatttatatatatttatatatatttatatttatatctatattcatatctatatctatatctatatctatatctatatctatatctatatctatatctatatttatatctatatttatatctatatttatatttatatttatatttatatttatatttatatttacatttacatttataaatatatatttatatatttatatatttatatatttatatatttatatatttatatatttatatatttatattttatatatatgcttatatgtatttaggtatatgtatatataaatatatatacatatatacatacatatatatataaaaatatgtatgtgtatgtatgtgtctatatatatgtatatgtgtgtgtatatatatatatatatatatatatatatatatatatatatatatgtgtgtgtgtgtgtgtgtgtgtgtatatgtatatatatatatatatatatatatatatatatatatatatatatatatatatatatgtaaatatacatatacatatacatatacatatacatatacatatacatatacatatacatatacatatacatatacatatacatatacatatacatatacatatacatatacatatacatatacatatacatatacatatacatatacatatacatatacatacacatacacatacacatacacatacacatacacatacacatacacatacacatgtacatgtacatgtacatatatatacatgtacatgtacatgtacatatacatatacatatacatatatatacatatacatatacatatacatgtacatgtacatgtacatatatatatatatatatatatatatatatatatatatatatatatgtatatatatatatatatatatatacatatacatgtacatgtacatatacatatatatatacatatacatgtacatatacatgtacatatacatatacataaacatatacatatatacatttgacatatacctgtacatatatatacatatatatacatatatatatatatatatatatatatatatatatatatatatatatatatatatgtatgtatatatatgacgaaTCATCATTCCAACTTTTATGAAATCCCTTCAGCCAccaattttctccttcctcttcttctaacaCATCAAATAATATCAAACCACTTCAaaccagaacaaaacaaaaacaaaatcccttACCTCCATTGTCCTTGATCACGAAGAGAGCAAAGTTACGAGATGACATCTCCACCCTGTACTTCTCGAGAAGCATATTGAGCACTTCCTCCGTGGTAATGAGGGACGTCACCCACACACTGCAGGGGGAGCCATGTGGGGGTGTGAAGGAGCTCGTCTCACGCAGGTAGAAGTGGCCATTGATGGAGCATCGCCGCTGTGAGGGGGCATGATGATTTATCACTTAGTTTCTCCATGTTTTATGAGAAAAGATTCTTTCCAGTAGTCTCAGAAATGAAATCGAAGGAAGCTGTATTGCAAGGACAAGAATAAATGCATAAgggaaataaagtaaagaaatataGTAAAGTATCACTAGACAGTAAGAAACGTTGACAAAAATTAACATAACTgcaagaataatgagaaaaatttaTCATATTATAAGAGCTGATGTTCTACAGAGATCTGTTCTTATTGTCCACTAAAGGACAAGCATCCAATATTTAGGCAAGCTTAGGTAAGGTAAAAGGGAACTGTAGCAAAATCTCGACAGGATGCAGAAGAATAACTAACACAGAAGTAGTGAGAAGATTTTGATCTGATATTCCCAAatatatagctttttttttttttgttagaattaAATTAAGAGTATACAGATGTGCTTCTTATTGTGTTGATGCAAATCCTTTAAGCATGTATCACATTGGGCAAAGCATGTGCCAGGTGCTAGTGGtttaagtgggaaaaaaaaaagtgaggattacaaatacatatatcaaagagTGATACATATTTTATCCCTCAGTCTTATTACCTTGAGTTTGGTTTTGTCCATTCGCCTCCCAGGCCTTCTCCTTATGGCCGTGCTTCCTGTCTTGACAGGTGTCTTCTTTGTAGGGGTTTGAGTGTCACTGCTTGCATTTAAATCAGCCACATCTTTTCCCTCAGGCACTGGAGAATCACTAGCCTCTTTGTTTGGAGTCAGTCCATTCCGTGGAGATGGCACTTCGATACTACTGTCTGGCTCTGAAACAGCTTCCTTACCTACAGGTGTTGATGTCACTTGGGAATTTTTGGCACCTTTTACATCCTCACTGCTTGGACTTTTACTAGGCTTTCCCTCTGCATCTTTTGCATTATTCTCACTCACAACAGCACAACCTGCTGCACTGTCCTGTCCTTCTGCATGCCCTGTTCCCTTCAAATTACCCACACCCTCATCCTCAGGAGAACAAGTGTTCAAGATCACTGGTGAGGAAGAGCCACTGTTGTCCATTCCAGAGGAAGAACGGTCTGAGTTAGACCTCGCAAAGGTGGTACCCTTTGAGATGACTGGCGTCCCTGGAGACTGTGTTCGCCAGCCGTTGGGCGAATCATCACGCCACAAAAATGAgtcctaaagaaaaagaaatggtgaGGTCATCTAAACACATTCAGGGAAAAACATTGAATATTTAATTACTATTAAATCAACTGTTTTTCTAAAGTCTAGTTCCACAAAACAATCCTAAAAAGAGTAACAAGATACTGAACTCTGGaacatatcattactatcacacaTACTCAGTAAGGTATACAACCATGAAGCTCTTACAATCAGAGACTTATTAGACTCTGAGTTTTATCCTATAGAAATAGCAAGCAATTCCAtacctcatcatcactatcaggaTAGAATGCCTCAGAGTTCACACCCGAGCGTCTCCTTACGGCAATGGTGCGCTGATCATCCTCCTCTTTCAGGTGAATGACATTACGCACACCCCAATAGATTTTCAGCACACCCTCCAAAATCACACGGCCATTTGCCTATAAGGAGAATGAAAACACAATTGAAAGTGGTTACAAGCTGTAGTTACATTCCCTCTATCCACTGCCTTGTGTTTCTTATTTGAAGACATATGGTAATTCAAACTATGAAACTTGTATAAATTACAATTATATCATAACAAGGCACAAGCTCATGtttggatggggggtgggggagatgggtgaTCCTTTAGTGTAAATGATCCTATAACTTGAAACACTGTGAAACAGAAACTGGATATCCTTATACTAAGGATGTGGCTATGCATCAGTGTACCCCAACACTCCTCCAAATGTGAGCCCTACAGCAAAATAAACAGGAGTGATCTCAATGATAGGAAATAACatttgtgtacataatatatgcaaTGAACATATAGGCAGTgtatataaagaggaaaatacacactcacactcacactctcactctcactctcactcgcactcgcactcgcactcgcactcgcactcgcactcgcactcgcactcgcactcgcactcgcactcgcactcgcactcgcactcgcactcgcactcgcactcgcactcgcactcgcactcgcactcgcactcgcactcgcactcgcactcgcactcgcactcgcactctcactctcactctcactctcactctcactctcactctcactctcactctcactctcactctcactctcactcccactcccactcccactcccactcccacgcccacgcccacgcccacgcccacactcacactcacactcacactcacactcatattcacactcacactcacactcccactcactctctcactctcactctcactctcactctcactcacactcacacccacacccacacccacacccacacccacactcacactcacactcacacccacactcacacccacacccacacccacactcacacccacactcacacccacactcacacccacactcacacttacactcatattcacactcatactcatattcacactcacactcacacttatactcatattcacactcacactcacactcacactcacactcacactcacactcacactcacactcacactcacactcacactcacactcacaccacactcacaccacactcacacccacacccacacccacacccacactcacaccaaaTCTTCCTCTTGAACTCACTTACCTCCCTGCTCTTCAGCTCCCCCGGCTTCCCCTCATAATACTGATTATATGCCTTCAGTTTAGCCTCCAAGTGTGACCTGTAGGAAGAAACATTCATCTCAGATTTTCAATGGGTTCATCATCCTGTTGAATTTGATTAATATTcaacatgtatacagatatacacatatacatatatacaaatatatacatatatatacatatatctgtgcgcgcgcatgcatgagtgtgtatgtgtgtgtgagtgtgcatgtatgagtgtgtgtgtgcttgtgcttgtgcttgtgagtgtgcatgtgcattggcatgtgcatgtgcatgtgcatgtgctatCAATAaagatgttgttatcattaccatagaaATTACTTATAACAACACAAGATAACAAGTTTGAATTCTTTAGTATagttcttaacccaatgctgacgggcatgatgtgtacatacgtgctatgccaactgtgagtacttgtttgattgtttttacacatagatggctacacttgtactaagtcatcaatgagccaattacgagtactgcccgtctcgcccgttcacccttttctttgatttatgaaaatattttacattatcttattttgctgttactaatatttataacattatagtaattataatgtttataataaaaataacaccattgatattcttagcactagtaaaaaatacatttttcccaccaattcaaatcagctaaggtcacaagttctactaaataactcctttgtggttaagcactagcagagtcatctatgtgcagagacatctcacaaaaatatagaaaatgagcacagcattttccccatttttttattcattttccccagcagcattgggttaaaataaaGACATGAACTTTCTTCAGTATTACTTTCCCAAGTTTGCTTTCTTTATAATACTCCtcaaaaatattgatataaagatTAACAGTACATTTTTCACTCTCTAAACCTCACCTTCTACAGTTAGAAAGAATATCATTAATCTGTAATAATACTCCTCAGAAATACTGATATAAAGATTAACAGtacatttttcactttctctAACTCACCTTTTAACTTGTCCATCTCTATTTTCCACTTTCCCAAAGGAGGTGTGGCACTCATTGCGTGTCCCGTGGCCAAAGAGCTGAGGCCCAAAGAGGGCTCCATAACAGGGGTGGTGGCAGTATGGCACACCTTTGTGCTGAGGAGAGAAATTAGACAATTGAAACTAATTCCGAATCAAGACACACTTCTGCTCAAATCCACTGAAGAATACCAACTAACAGCAATGGCAGTTTATCACAGCATAaaataacctttaaaaaaaataatattctaatATGGTTTCAAAAATCCTGAATACCAACCTCTGCATGCTGGCCTGGATTTAGTCTTTTACCACATTCCTCACATCGGAGACACTTGGGATGCCAGTCAAACCCCAATGACTGTTTACGCTCCGCTAAAATTGAATAAATCATTAAATTCAGCATTCATGCTTAATCTGTAAATCACAGTAAGTACAGCAAGTTTGCATATATACTCTTTACCAACTTCACATACTAAATTATAAAAGTTAACTTTGCTAATAAATCTCCCTCTCTTAAATATGTAAACTTACAAAAGACAGCACTTtcctttataaaaaataaaaaaaagctttatAAAAATTGCAATTGTCAAACCTGCAGCTATCTTTCCTCTTCACAAAAACAATATTGAATCACTgataacttaaaagaaaaaaaaataatattacagaCTGTAATTTGGGTAACTGTCATATCCAGGATAAACAATTTGATTTCCTTCAtcatttattaatgtttatagagCTTTATGAATTCCCCATCATTCTAGATTTTACTGCAGGTCCTTAGGCTATAAGAGTGAGACAAAAGAGTAGGATGATGAGTAACAGAAGAGAGTAAATGACAACATTGAAAGTCAAAAGCaggagagcagaagaggagagacagaaaccaTAATCGGTAATGGCTTCTCAAAGAAAGTAGCGTCACAAAGattaagaaatgtaaaaaaaacatttttttattttatttttttatcattaccattactaccactcTGCAGTCATTGTTCCTGGGACACGTCCAtatcctgtgtgtgtttgtagtgatTTATccgatgagaaaaaaataatttggtttctcaaaaaaataaatacttcgTGTTAgattttatgataatatttattcctttctcccaATTAAAGAAGTCTACCTCTTTGTAGGTCTTAGTTTTAATTAAAAGGGAAACAAAACACTAGAAAAGATGTATGGGAAATTTATGACTATTCTGAGGGAAAAATGTTTAACTTTTCTCAAAGCATATTTACTTTTTACTGTTGTTCTTGGTAGGTTAAAGGGAATCACACCACACCAACTTCAAAACATCATCATAAGGTATTTATTATCATGGGTTGCAATCTGTCACTACCTCATGCCTGGGTTGAAGGGTATTGCAGGCATTAGTCACACAATACCTGAACATCATACCTGTCATAACACTTGGTGGGTGCCGCAGACACAAGGCGCTTTCACTAAATGTGATGAAAAACTCATGATGTCTTGGAATCTAACAAAAAAAACTGAAGTGTATCTTAACATTGACAatattttcattgacattttAGCTGCTAAATCTGAATTTTATAATCCAACTTCTGCTTCACAAACTATTATTGATGTCCCCTTCCAAAATCAGTTACTTCAGTAAAAACACCAATAATATCTCAGGAGATAATTAATTCTGATGTGAAATactgagaaagaagacaaaaaccaTAGCTCACCAAGATgatatttcataaataaataggaTAGCTTAACTTTGCTAAACCTTTCTACTGCTGTACAAATAGCATTCAGTTCACTGTCAGGGAACAACTACATAACAGGTCttgctttattatgattatacccTCCCTACAGACTAACTACTTTGATTTCTTCATAGAACATATTATTCAATAAGGAACTTTATTCTAAACAAATTAAATAGAACATACTGCAGTTCTAAAGCCAAAATATAATCAACTCAACACAAACTCAGTATCATCAATTCTTATCATTTGTTGCAATGAAAAATATTCCACCAGATTATCAAATGACATAAATATGCAGTTAATTTGCTATGCACTGTAAACATATCATTTCTACTACCTCTCAAGAGCTAATGATTGAGAATAATTTCTGTTCCCAGATTTCAACTACATTATGAGAAAAACAGGTCTgattatacctacatacacaatcTGTATAAATAGCATCATAAACTGTATATGGACTAATTAAGATGTTACTTATAGAAGAGGGCCATGACTTCTCCACTAATAAACAAAATGTAATCAGTATTTCTAAATCAGAAATTTTGTTAAGATAATGAGTGAGATTAAGATTATGTGaacttcttttcatcatcatcatgcttgaAATTATTAACCCTTTGACTACAACTAtccaagaaatagaaataaatgttCATCTTGAATTCACTGGGTGCTGCAAGAAGTGAGACCCAATATATCACAAGGGAGGAGAACGCcttcacaaaaacacaaataggTCTCCTTTGACCAATGACCCCTCCTAACTAGCACTCCAGTTGAAGGTGGAAGGTTACACAGGAAACCCAACACCAATCCAACATCAAGCAGGCTGACATCATTAGAAACTGGGACACTAACATTTATGCCATATAAGGGTTATCATACACAGGAGGCCATGAACTTCGATCATTTGCTCTGCATGTAATACTTCCTGCACTGTACACACTCTACAGTTACAGTGGATACTGATAATCATACCAATGCTACTGTCCTGAAAAGATGGATGACATGGTTATTATTCAGAATACCCCAGAGAATTTCGCATCGACAAGCCCTGTATTTAATATTTCCTCGGTCTAATCCTTTTCATCACTCTTCAAAATCTTATTCCTACATATTCAAAACAATATA
The sequence above is drawn from the Penaeus chinensis breed Huanghai No. 1 chromosome 17, ASM1920278v2, whole genome shotgun sequence genome and encodes:
- the LOC125033968 gene encoding ras association domain-containing protein 4-like, which codes for MWQCRKCGKPVYFAERKQSLGFDWHPKCLRCEECGKRLNPGQHAEHKGVPYCHHPCYGALFGPQLFGHGTRNECHTSFGKVENRDGQVKRSHLEAKLKAYNQYYEGKPGELKSREANGRVILEGVLKIYWGVRNVIHLKEEDDQRTIAVRRRSGVNSEAFYPDSDDEDSFLWRDDSPNGWRTQSPGTPVISKGTTFARSNSDRSSSGMDNSGSSSPVILNTCSPEDEGVGNLKGTGHAEGQDSAAGCAVVSENNAKDAEGKPSKSPSSEDVKGAKNSQVTSTPVGKEAVSEPDSSIEVPSPRNGLTPNKEASDSPVPEGKDVADLNASSDTQTPTKKTPVKTGSTAIRRRPGRRMDKTKLKRRCSINGHFYLRETSSFTPPHGSPCSVWVTSLITTEEVLNMLLEKYRVEMSSRNFALFVIKDNGERRRIRDDEYPLITRVMLGPHEEVARFFIVDAHQTDEISPQVAQFLNLSLAECRAILLQYEQEEMRNIIAVRQKYESMAFYIQRRMKELRGV